GGCACTCAGAGTAAGGATGAGCGAAGGGGGAATAGCCAAGAGAAAGTGAGGGAGAGAGATAAAAGGAGAAAGCAGGAGGGAGAGATTGTGGgagagagaaaggaaaggaGAGCTAcagggatggatggagagaaGAGATGAATGAGTAGGGTGAGAGAGAGACTGAGAGGTGAGATAAAAAAATGAGAAGAAGTgactgagggagaaagaaaggggAAGAAAGAAAGGGGGAAAGAGGAAAAGCAGGAGGTAGGGGGGAAAGATGGAGAGCGAGGGCTGAAGGTGACAGAAATTTCCCATATCAAGCATCAGTATGTATTTGACTGCTATGCAAGTGTAAGAAAAAAAGTTAATCACCAACTCCTGCAAAATCTGCGGGTGACATCACTTCCGGTGTATCTTTCAGGATAAAATGTCACCGTaaaaaaggcaaagaaaaaGCAGAATCATAGactgcatcaaaaaaaaaaaaagtaatttcaaAGTCGCGAAAAGGTGGTCCAGCCCAGCTGTGACTCAGCAGATGGTCCGCCATCGGGGACCACCTTGACCATCCCGGAGCAAAATGGCAGGCTGGCAGTAATGTGTGCTAACGACGGTTAGCGTCCATGCTAACCCCTCTCCAAAAAAAGCATCCGGTCAACATGAAGGTCACATTTTAGAAAAGATAAatgtatgatttttttaattaagattCAGAAAGAAAACATAATTAAGCACCATAACATTGAAAAAACAAACCTTAGCTTAGCATactaaaacaaaagaaagtgaGGTCTTGAATGAGAATCCCCCGCGTTCAAAGGGTGTTCCCGATGATAAGTTGCGCTGAGTCAGCATCTCCTCCCACATGTGCAATACTGCAAAAAGCTTCCGCGTGCTGCTCTTGCTGTTTTTAAAtgaggatgaatgaatgaacgccCGCGCTTTAATAAGCTGCCGCCGGGGACGCTTTGAGAAAACAACACGAGAAGTTGCACTGAAAGTTGGGCGATGATAGTCGTCATGACTGAGGAGGGATTATGTATAAAAACATGATTTGAGCGCAGAGAATAGGTGGGATGTAAACATAGCAGAAATAAGTCTAATAATATAACTTGCAGTAATTTGAGAAATAATTCAAAACCAACCCAACTGGGTCTATTTCGTTTGTTTGgttgctgctgccatctagtggacacgTTTGGTAATTATTTAATAGTCAGAGAAACAAcattttaagtgtgtgtgtgtaggggggggggggttgctgtgcaaagaaaaaaagcacaagggatctgttttgttttttgacagaTGGCGTTTATTCTAACCTGGCATCATCTGACATTAGAATAGCTACAGCCATGGCCATTTGCAAGATGGCTTCTACAATTCCAAAAGAGGAGGGAAGGTCCGGAATCCGACTGAACAAACTGCTAACAACGAAAAGAATCGAAGCGTGAAACAATGAAAATCAAGTCAGGAAGCGTTCCCGTCGGTGGTCCCTAAAGAAAAACATTCGCTCGCGTTAGCCTCGTCGTCATCCAAACATTCATGAAATCGGAAGGCCTCGCCTCTACGAAAAGCTCTGTGACGCAAAATGACATAAACGGCGCCTTTGCTATGCTAACGAGTGGCCTGCGCCTGTCAAGATAAATGTAAGCAAGGCCACGACGTGTGGCCGATATGCAGGAAGTGAGTGTTAATAGCATCCGTAGCGGACGTCAAGTAAGCCCGTCTCCATGTCTACTGAAAGCGAAATGAGCACGGGCTGCTAGCTTGCTTAAAAAGAGCGCAAGGCATCGTGATCAGCGATACAAAGAGATCACGCCCAACGTCAACATGTAGTGAGGGTCGGAGTTAATTGTGCATGGAGCTAGCGTGGATTATGTCACGTACACACAGTGAGCGCCGAGTGGGTCAACCGCATAACAACAATATTAGTGGGGTGACCGCAGACCGGTGTGATCATCTCGAGAATATAACCAGCATCAACGCACGAGGAGGGCATGGTGCACATTAACGTACGTGTTACGAGTGTGGACACGGAGGACCGAGGAGGTCGGCGTGTGGATGGAGTGCGGACCACGTTTACGTACGTATAGAGGATGGATAGTGTTAGGAAGCTTCATCCTGGCGGAAAAAACAAATCACTTTTAAGACTTTCAAGACATAAATAAGACGGATTCAGCGTTTGTCACATTcgaacacttaacacaaaaaaaaaaaaagtcatatatGTGATGAAGCTTCCAAGGTAGAGTTGAGTGTCTTTTGGGGTGACATGAAGACATGAAGCTTAACGACATCAAGAAACAGGAAGCACGGCGGCGGGTTGTTTAGACCGGCTAGCAACCCGACACTTTCCATCCGAGATTTGCCAAGACCGGCGGCGGCCATGTTGGACGGCAACAAGCAATAGCTAATAATAGCTCATGCTTGGAAAGCGCACTTCACGCAACCTTGATGAGTCGTTATCACTTAGTGGCTACGTGTCAGGTATGCGTTCGGGCTTCGTACCGGCGGAGAAACAAGCGCGAGGGGGGAATTCAAAGTGCACATCAGAACAGAGTCCAGCAGAAGTTGCGGCGAATACGTTCAGTTACTCGCCACCTCGTCCGCCGCATTGTCAACCGCCTCAAAAGTGCCGTCCAGTCCGCCGCTGCGCGCGCGCCAAATCTTCACCGTCCGGTCGCTAAGAGgcaaatacaattttttttttttaagaaaccaTCAATGTGGAGGTTTCATTCGAAATATCAAAACTCACTCCGAAGCGGTGAACAAGTGGCTGGCGTTGGTGGCGATGCCGTTAATGGGGCTGTCGTGACCCTTGAGCTCGCCCAGGCCCGCCAGAGTGTCCGTGTGCCACAGTTTGAGCACCCCTCCTCGACAGCCACTCAGGAGCGCCGGAGAGCCCGGGACCAACCCCAGGGCGCACACCCAGTCGCGGTGAGCGTTCGGGACTTGCTGATGGGAGAAAGGTTGAAGCGATTGATCGTGacagagcagaaaaaaaataaaacccacaAATGATTTGGACCACTCATCGCATTGCAGCACCTGTAGCAAGTCCTTGCGATCCAGGTCCCACTTCTTGATCCCGTTGTCGCGGGAGCCGCTGAAGAAGAAGTCGCCCTGGATCACCAGAGACTCGATCCCGTCGTAGTGGGGGGGCTCAAAGTTGTGCGTCGGGCCGATGCTTCCCAGGGAGCCTTCAGTCACGTCAAAGAGCTTCATACAAACACAACCAGATGCGATGCGAGTGACCTTTAACACGGCATCTCTTGACAACATCGTGGAGCGACCCCATGCCAGTCGACTGGAATAACACACCTTGACATAGTGGTCTTTGGAGCCGGTGATCACCAGGTCCTGGTTGTTCCCCGAATGGTCCACAGTCAAACACATAACAGGACCTTGGTGACCGGTGAGTTTCCCAGTGGACGCAAACCTACGGGAATAAATCAACCGCGGTCAAATATAGTTGGAATTCTTCCATAGACTGGAGAATGGAAGCAAAGGTTGGAGACCCTCACCTTCGTAGATCCCACACCCGGACCGAGTTCCCGGCAGCGGCGTACAGGACCGTCCCGTTGGGGTTCAGTGCGATTTGGTTGATCAGGTTCTCACCCGCCGGGATGGTGACCGTCCGACTGGTGTTGGATGCGCAGACGTCGCCCAGATTGATCTGACCGGAGGAGCTGCGCGGACGAGGGCGTGGAAGGAAATGATGTCACGCAACATAAAGATGGACGCACACAAGTCTTCCCGCTCACTCACCAGAGGGTCCGAATGCACTTGGCCGAGTCGCGGATGTCCCACACTTTGATGTAGGAGGTGGAGACGGTGAAGACCAGGCTGGAGCTGTAGCGCACCGACACCACGTTGTTGGGATGTCCGGCCAGCGACATAATTTCCTGGCCCGTCACCAGATTCCACACCTTGCAACTGCGGTCTGAAGGAAGAGAAGAGCGCTGAGTCGGCGTCCAGCGTGAGAACAAGGCCCGAAACGTAGAATACCTTTGGAGCCGGTGAAGAGCAGGTCGTCGGTGCAGTCCACGCACAGGACGGCCTTGCTGTGTCCCTCGGCCACGTGGACGCACTGCAGCAGCGAGGTCGAGCGACTCTTGGTGGATGGCACCGGGTGGATGACGCCCCTGCAGGGTCAAAGGCGAACGAAAAACATGGCGGGGTGACTACCTACAAACAAGCACAGATGCATGCAGCTCCGAGGGAAGTTCAGAACATTGGAGATACgatggaagggaggggggggggtgaagaatAAGGGGAGTCTGACCCACACAATCATTTTAGGCTCATTTTGCCTTCAATGATGAATTTGAGAGATTATGTTTGATTGCTACTAAATTTAGACAAGAAATCCATTTTGATCTCGAGGTCGCTCTGAATTTTTGGTCCGGAGTTTGACGCAAAATCGTAAAACATTTAGTTCGGTGACAAAATTTGCACTGCACATAAAAACGTGACGGGAAGCAAATAGAAGGAGGACAGGATTAGAATATGGGGAGCAATTCAGTTGATGAATTCAGTGCCATGCTTCGCCAAAGCTGGACTGTATTAGTGGCGTTACTTTTGGGTGTCACTCTTACTGTTTAATCTCCTTGAGCTTTGCCCTGTCGCCTTCCGCTTGGGCCTTGTCATACGTCTTCCTGCGAGTGAGCGGCGACGGTGCCGGCGAAGCTCGCTTTTCGGCGCCCGGCGGCTTTCTGGGGCCCGAACTGATCGTTGGGTTGGTTTTTTTTAAGGGGATAAAtgaaatgtaaaacaaaaaatggggGTGAAATGATGATGAGGTGCATGCGGGACAACGTGAGGAAATCCACCGACTTACGCGCTGTACATCTTGGAGGAGAAGCTGGGCGAGAGTGCCGCAAAGTCACCGACGCCGTCTGGCGTCTCTGCTAGCGGCAACGCGGGGCTGGAAAAGTCGCCCGTGTCGGCGGCGGCCTCGCTGTTGGCATACAAGAGCTCCATTTGAGTGGTGGTGCGCCGGCGAGCCTGCAAACAAACGGAATATTATgataatccattttttttcttatataccgtaattttcggactataagtcgcgttttttttcatagtttgggtgggggggggcgacttatactcagtagcgacttatatacatatatgtttcttttcactttttcgggcattttatggctggtgcgacttatactccggtgcgacttatagtccgaaaattacggtaagtggctaaaacaattaaaaaaaacatacaagatTAAAAAATACCTTATTCCGAGACTTGGTCTCGCCGCAGAACTTCATAAGGTCCGGCACAGTGCTGAAAAGACAACACACAGTTCGATTGATACGCTATCAGCTTGTTAATAGTCGTAGGAACAGAACCAAACGTACTTTCCGTCTGCTGACGGGCTGGTGGCCGACTCGTCGCTGCTGCTGTCGTCGCCGTTTTCTGTGGATGAAGAAACTGCTTTCAAGAAACGCattcagaatttaaaaaaaaatatcaacacattcacagtggaacctccaaagtggaACTACATTATTACTGGTTAGGAGGAATTTAAAGTGAATGTATCTGTTCTTTACTATAAtcactactaaaaaaaaaacaagactataaaaatgcaaattgtaTCACAATTAGGTGAATTTCCTACTCTAGAATtagaatcacatttttttaaatagttggACTTTAGAGGTTCCGCTGTCGGTTGTAGCTAAGGAGAATGGATTTTGAGAAGGTGAAGGAGAGCGGCAGATGATGGGAGGCGATGTCAGCACAGCGCCATGCCGCTTCAACTGGAACGCCTTCTTCACTGAGCTCGGCCCGGAAAAGagaaagtgaggggggggggggggggggggggctgaaggAATCGTTAGTTTGGGGCTCCTGGTTGACCTACAGGTCATGTGATCCACGTATTCTTcctgtgtgtaggtgtgtgtgtgagtgggagCGTTAGCAGGGTGCTAAAGCGTGGAGGCTGCAGCGGGTGATGAGCTGGTGGgaaggagaggagagagagaacacACGGCACCTCATGCACCTGCTCAAGTTAGTTCCATACAATGCATGCGCTCAGCCGCTCGCAAAAGCAGACTCCGATGATGTCGTTCCACTTACCGGCTGCCACGTTACCTAGCTCTGTAAGAACACCACAACACAAAAAGAACCGTgtggaaacacaaacaaacaaaaaaacaacggaCAAATGAATAACCATAGTTGGGGGGGGAAAGGGGAAGTGAAGGAAGTAAAGACATTTTAGGAGGTATCCTGCTGAACACACACTGGCCATTTTGTACTCATAATTCACCGTGGACAAAATGATTTAAGTCCACAATCTGCTCCAAAGATCTAATTGAGAGAGTTTGTGTTCAGCAGCAGGCAGTGGGGAATTGAACACATCATGCAACAAACGGTACCCTGATGCTAATTGCTAACGCAAGACCAATTCAAAATGTCTACCTTGCAAGGCGTTGCCCAGCAGGGCGTCCAGCTCCGGGTTGAACTCGGCCTTCTCCTTCAGCATGTGGAAGAGCAGCTGGTTCTGAGTGGCGCTGGTGATCTCCGTCTGTTTCAGGCGGCCCTCCATCACTTTCACCTGGGACTCCTTCTGGGCCGCCTGCAGACCCTGACACGACCAAACGCGGAGGTTAACAAGCAGAGCTAGCTGGCTAAGTGGCTAACAAGCTAAGTAGTTGTCTTGTCCTGCTGTCCATACCTTGTTGATAGCCATGGACATAAAGTGATCCAGCAGGAAACGAGCCTCCACCAGAGTGCAGGAACCGATCACAGCGGAGACGTCCACGGTGTCGACTTCCTCCTGGAGCCCAACACAAAGCTTGATGAGCGACCCGTCCCCAACATCTCGTCATCCGATGTCCCCACCTTGGTCTCCTCGATCTGCATGATGTTGGCCTGACAGTCGGCAATGCTGTCGTTGATGTAGTCAATGTTGGCCGCCAGCGCGTCCACTTCCTCGTGGAGCGGCACCACCGCCTTCTCCGCTTCGGAGTCTTCCCTGGCCAATCGCTCTCGCTTCTTCACCACCTTCTCCTTACGCTTGGTCAGCTCCTCGCGTTGCTATGGAAACGAGAGAATTGACTACGGCGAACCGGACGCTGACATTTTGTGAGTGGCTGCTCGCACTGGTTTTTTTCTACCTTGAGGAGGCGGTTCATGTCGTTCTCCATGTTGGAGATGGTCATCCTTTGCATGATGACGTCCGAGATGCGTCGCTCCAGTGACTGCCACTTGTTGCGGGCCATACGGGTGGAGTAAAGTCCACCCACCCGCCTGGGGGAGGATCTGCGCACGAGAGGAATGCAAATATTTGCTTTTGTGTGATTGCCAAGGCATTTGATGTCATGCTCCGCCCACAAGCAACTGGAGTCGTACCTGGTGCCGTTGGGAGCACCGTGTCCAGAATACGTGCGTCCAGAGGGCGGACGGTGGGACAAGTCCTGGTTGGCATCTGTCAGATTGATCTTACGAATGACCTTTCCCGAGGTGGGCCTGGCCTGCCTCCTCAGAGCCGTCACCTGGCCACACAGACGGAGGACGCttgaacgcaaaaaaaaaaaaggaagagcgCCGCCTAGAGGCTAAAACCCACCTCCTCTGTCTTCCTCCTGAGGATGAGCTCCTGCTGCCTCCTCTGAGCCTCCAGTAGCTTCAATTGATGCTGAgaggaggaaaacaaaaaaaaggtgatgAATGTCCATCAACGGTTCATCCAATGAGAGGACGAGGACCATTTGCTGACCTCTTGTTTGCGCTGGTCCTTCTTCAAGGAGGCAATCTCCCGGTTTCGGCGGGACTCGTTCATGCGGTTCTTCTCCTGCTGCTCCTTCATCTGCTTCATGAGGCGAACCTGAACACATACCCAGACCcaaatgcttttttctttgGCTATCATGGAAATTGTCTGTTTGTGACGGTTCCAGCATTTTGCTGTTACCTTTGTCTTCTTCATTTCAGACACGTCCATCTGGAGCTTGCGTAGCTGCTTCTCGTACTGCGACTGGTTTCTGAGCAGGCGGGCGTGTTCCTTCTGGGCCGACTGCAGCTTCTGCAGCTCCTTGTTCATCACGCTCAGCTTCCTCTCATACTCGGTCTTGATTTTGCGGGCCTTGTCCTCCGTGCCGCTCTCCACGGAGTCTGAAGATGGTGCACACGGTCAGAAGTGGGGATCGAAAACTGGTTCTGGTAGAACAGGAGCTTACTCATGTTCTGGAGGACGCGATCCCGCTCCAGCTGCGTGTCCTTAATCTTGCACTGCAGCATCATCAGCTTTTGCTCGTACTGCTGCTTGAGCGTGTGCAGACGGCGCTGGCTGTTCTCCAGCTCGTCGATTAGCTTCTGCTTGATGGCGATCTCGCACGTGATGTTGGCCAGGTCGGCCTGGAAGTTCTCTGAGGACCACCCATAGAAATGTGAGCACTCGACGCCACTCGTTGACGTTCAGATCGCTCACACCTTTCTCGTCCGACTCCGAGTCGGAATCGTCCGAGCTGTCCTCCACCTCCAtgtcctcgtcctcctcttcatcctcctcgtcTGCTTCATCGTGCTCGCTGCCGTCCTATTGAGTAGATAGTATGAATTGCAGAGTATGACGATTTGGAGTTGTACTGAAGGCATCAAAGCAAAttttttgaattgtgttttAAATAATCATACTTTATTGAACACTAAgacaaatttttttaaaaatcccagTTTGTGTGCGTGGAGCAACTCACCAGATCGGCTTCATCGCCGGCTCGCTCGACGTTGTTCTCCTTGTCGCTGCTCTTCTCCTGCTCGTTGTCGGGATTGTCCTCCTTGACTACGCTGAAATATAGAAACACATGCCCTTATTATTATtggctaaataaaaaaaaaaaacttgggtcTTTGTTATAATAAATAGGATAATCATTGTATTTTTAGCATAGTGTTAAACCATGAAAATAAAAGAGGGACTacacactgcaaaaaaaaaaaaaaaaaaaaggcataaaGATTGAAGCCATTTTGGTTGCATTTCAACCAGCTTCAGCAACacaaaattgaataaaaataacttttttagATGACAAACACAAGCAGCGTTGATGGGCAAACTACAAACAAGACCGGGACTTGTGTTCCATGATGAGGATGAGTGGAAAAGTGAGGAGCAGGAGGGCGGAAGCCAACAAACCTGACGgcaacctcctcctcctccagctcctcctccctcctctcccGCTCCTCCAACAGCTGCTGCAGTCTTCGGAGGGAGGGAGTGAAAGTTTAAACGAGAAGTGAAGAGAGATGAGGAGAGGAAGGAAGAGTGAGAGAAAGATCCAGCTTTTGGGAAGAACGCGATTCATTCTCACAGCGTGGTGTCAGTGAACGCCTTTTACTCTAAATTGAAGTCAATTTCAACATTCGCTCTTTGCtcaccttttcttcttttttctctctcgcttCTTCAGCTTCTCCAGGTCCTTCTTGGCCATCTCAATGATGTCGGACGTCTCTTTCTcgggggcggaggaggacgtgAAAGAGCCGGGCCCGCCGTAGAAGGCTTGGCGGCTGGAGGCGCGAGTTAGGTTCTTGCGCAGGTTCTCGTTCACCGCCTCGCTCTCCAGGAGCTTGGCTCTGAGGACCACGACAATACGTAAGCAAGAtgtattgaatgaatgaattcataataaaaaaaaataaaaaaatctacaaTGATGCGACAAATATTACAGGATTAAGTTCAACTAAACAGCATCAGTGCTTACCTGAGGTCTTCAATTTCTTTGATGTAACTCTGAATCATGTTGCCGATTTCCTCTGTGCCTCCTTCACCTGAACAAGAAAGAAAGATGGTGGATTTGTCAATAAACGGAAGcatgtaaaaaaattaattccaCATGAAATGGAAAATAACGACAGAGGCTGAGCTGCACTGTGGTTGCTTCTAGAAAAACCTGAAGGTggtctttttctatttttgatGGTGCC
The window above is part of the Syngnathus typhle isolate RoL2023-S1 ecotype Sweden linkage group LG7, RoL_Styp_1.0, whole genome shotgun sequence genome. Proteins encoded here:
- the LOC133157129 gene encoding kinesin-like protein KIF21A isoform X3; the encoded protein is MTSGQDESSVRVALRIRPQLAREKIEGCHICTYVMPGEPQVILGKDKSFTYDYVFDMDSQQDAIYQTCTEKLIEGCFEGYNATVFAYGQTGSGKTYTMGTGFDVNIMDDELGIIPRAVHHLYRGIERRRQAAQEQGSPAPEFKINAQFLELYNEEVLDLFDSVRDGKQKSHIKIHEDANGGIYTVGVTTRTVSSEAEMMQCLKLGALSRTTASTQMNVQSSRSHAIFTIHLCQVRVCASPNNQEDGGGDGGDNRVSNGNGDMDEYETLSAKFHFVDLAGSERLKRTGATGDRAKEGISINCGLLALGNVISALGDRSKRSSHVPYRDSKLTRLLQDSLGGNSQTVMIACISPSDRDFMETLNTLKYANRARNIKNKVVVNQDKASQQISALRTEIARLQMELMEYKTGKRLAGEDGVESFSDMFHENAMLQTENGNLRVRVKAMQETIDVQRARLTQLLSDQANQALARAGEGGTEEIGNMIQSYIKEIEDLRAKLLESEAVNENLRKNLTRASSRQAFYGGPGSFTSSSAPEKETSDIIEMAKKDLEKLKKRERKKKKSVVKEDNPDNEQEKSSDKENNVERAGDEADLDGSEHDEADEEDEEEDEDMEVEDSSDDSDSESDEKENFQADLANITCEIAIKQKLIDELENSQRRLHTLKQQYEQKLMMLQCKIKDTQLERDRVLQNMNSVESGTEDKARKIKTEYERKLSVMNKELQKLQSAQKEHARLLRNQSQYEKQLRKLQMDVSEMKKTKVRLMKQMKEQQEKNRMNESRRNREIASLKKDQRKQEHQLKLLEAQRRQQELILRRKTEEVTALRRQARPTSGKVIRKINLTDANQDLSHRPPSGRTYSGHGAPNGTRSSPRRVGGLYSTRMARNKWQSLERRISDVIMQRMTISNMENDMNRLLKQREELTKRKEKVVKKRERLAREDSEAEKAVVPLHEEVDALAANIDYINDSIADCQANIMQIEETKEEVDTVDVSAVIGSCTLVEARFLLDHFMSMAINKGLQAAQKESQVKVMEGRLKQTEITSATQNQLLFHMLKEKAEFNPELDALLGNALQELGNVAAENGDDSSSDESATSPSADGNTVPDLMKFCGETKSRNKARRRTTTQMELLYANSEAAADTGDFSSPALPLAETPDGVGDFAALSPSFSSKMYSAGVIHPVPSTKSRSTSLLQCVHVAEGHSKAVLCVDCTDDLLFTGSKDRSCKVWNLVTGQEIMSLAGHPNNVVSVRYSSSLVFTVSTSYIKVWDIRDSAKCIRTLCSSGQINLGDVCASNTSRTVTIPAGENLINQIALNPNGTVLYAAAGNSVRVWDLRRFASTGKLTGHQGPVMCLTVDHSGNNQDLVITGSKDHYVKLFDVTEGSLGSIGPTHNFEPPHYDGIESLVIQGDFFFSGSRDNGIKKWDLDRKDLLQQVPNAHRDWVCALGLVPGSPALLSGCRGGVLKLWHTDTLAGLGELKGHDSPINGIATNASHLFTASDDRTVKIWRARSGGLDGTFEAVDNAADEVASN
- the LOC133157129 gene encoding kinesin-like protein KIF21A isoform X1 — its product is MTSGQDESSVRVALRIRPQLAREKIEGCHICTYVMPGEPQVILGKDKSFTYDYVFDMDSQQDAIYQTCTEKLIEGCFEGYNATVFAYGQTGSGKTYTMGTGFDVNIMDDELGIIPRAVHHLYRGIERRRQAAQEQGSPAPEFKINAQFLELYNEEVLDLFDSVRDGKQKSHIKIHEDANGGIYTVGVTTRTVSSEAEMMQCLKLGALSRTTASTQMNVQSSRSHAIFTIHLCQVRVCASPNNQEDGGGDGGDNRVSNGNGDMDEYETLSAKFHFVDLAGSERLKRTGATGDRAKEGISINCGLLALGNVISALGDRSKRSSHVPYRDSKLTRLLQDSLGGNSQTVMIACISPSDRDFMETLNTLKYANRARNIKNKVVVNQDKASQQISALRTEIARLQMELMEYKTGKRLAGEDGVESFSDMFHENAMLQTENGNLRVRVKAMQETIDVQRARLTQLLSDQANQALARAGEGGTEEIGNMIQSYIKEIEDLRAKLLESEAVNENLRKNLTRASSRQAFYGGPGSFTSSSAPEKETSDIIEMAKKDLEKLKKRERKKKKSVVKEDNPDNEQEKSSDKENNVERAGDEADLDGSEHDEADEEDEEEDEDMEVEDSSDDSDSESDEKENFQADLANITCEIAIKQKLIDELENSQRRLHTLKQQYEQKLMMLQCKIKDTQLERDRVLQNMNSVESGTEDKARKIKTEYERKLSVMNKELQKLQSAQKEHARLLRNQSQYEKQLRKLQMDVSEMKKTKVRLMKQMKEQQEKNRMNESRRNREIASLKKDQRKQEHQLKLLEAQRRQQELILRRKTEEVTALRRQARPTSGKVIRKINLTDANQDLSHRPPSGRTYSGHGAPNGTRSSPRRVGGLYSTRMARNKWQSLERRISDVIMQRMTISNMENDMNRLLKQREELTKRKEKVVKKRERLAREDSEAEKAVVPLHEEVDALAANIDYINDSIADCQANIMQIEETKEEVDTVDVSAVIGSCTLVEARFLLDHFMSMAINKGLQAAQKESQVKVMEGRLKQTEITSATQNQLLFHMLKEKAEFNPELDALLGNALQELGNVAAENGDDSSSDESATSPSADGNTVPDLMKFCGETKSRNKARRRTTTQMELLYANSEAAADTGDFSSPALPLAETPDGVGDFAALSPSFSSKMYSASGPRKPPGAEKRASPAPSPLTRRKTYDKAQAEGDRAKLKEIKQGVIHPVPSTKSRSTSLLQCVHVAEGHSKAVLCVDCTDDLLFTGSKDRSCKVWNLVTGQEIMSLAGHPNNVVSVRYSSSLVFTVSTSYIKVWDIRDSAKCIRTLCSSGQINLGDVCASNTSRTVTIPAGENLINQIALNPNGTVLYAAAGNSVRVWDLRRFASTGKLTGHQGPVMCLTVDHSGNNQDLVITGSKDHYVKLFDVTEGSLGSIGPTHNFEPPHYDGIESLVIQGDFFFSGSRDNGIKKWDLDRKDLLQQVPNAHRDWVCALGLVPGSPALLSGCRGGVLKLWHTDTLAGLGELKGHDSPINGIATNASHLFTASDDRTVKIWRARSGGLDGTFEAVDNAADEVASN
- the LOC133157129 gene encoding kinesin-like protein KIF21A isoform X2, with product MTSGQDESSVRVALRIRPQLAREKIEGCHICTYVMPGEPQVILGKDKSFTYDYVFDMDSQQDAIYQTCTEKLIEGCFEGYNATVFAYGQTGSGKTYTMGTGFDVNIMDDELGIIPRAVHHLYRGIERRRQAAQEQGSPAPEFKINAQFLELYNEEVLDLFDSVRDGKQKSHIKIHEDANGGIYTVGVTTRTVSSEAEMMQCLKLGALSRTTASTQMNVQSSRSHAIFTIHLCQVRVCASPNNQEDGGGDGGDNRVSNGNGDMDEYETLSAKFHFVDLAGSERLKRTGATGDRAKEGISINCGLLALGNVISALGDRSKRSSHVPYRDSKLTRLLQDSLGGNSQTVMIACISPSDRDFMETLNTLKYANRARNIKNKVVVNQDKASQQISALRTEIARLQMELMEYKTGKRLAGEDGVESFSDMFHENAMLQTENGNLRVRVKAMQETIDVQRARLTQLLSDQANQALARAGEGGTEEIGNMIQSYIKEIEDLRAKLLESEAVNENLRKNLTRASSRQAFYGGPGSFTSSSAPEKETSDIIEMAKKDLEKLKKRERKKKKSVVKEDNPDNEQEKSSDKENNVERAGDEADLDGSEHDEADEEDEEEDEDMEVEDSSDDSDSESDEKENFQADLANITCEIAIKQKLIDELENSQRRLHTLKQQYEQKLMMLQCKIKDTQLERDRVLQNMNSVESGTEDKARKIKTEYERKLSVMNKELQKLQSAQKEHARLLRNQSQYEKQLRKLQMDVSEMKKTKVRLMKQMKEQQEKNRMNESRRNREIASLKKDQRKQEHQLKLLEAQRRQQELILRRKTEEVTALRRQARPTSGKVIRKINLTDANQDLSHRPPSGRTYSGHGAPNGTRSSPRRVGGLYSTRMARNKWQSLERRISDVIMQRMTISNMENDMNRLLKQREELTKRKEKVVKKRERLAREDSEAEKAVVPLHEEVDALAANIDYINDSIADCQANIMQIEETKEEVDTVDVSAVIGSCTLVEARFLLDHFMSMAINKGLQAAQKESQVKVMEGRLKQTEITSATQNQLLFHMLKEKAEFNPELDALLGNALQENGDDSSSDESATSPSADGNTVPDLMKFCGETKSRNKARRRTTTQMELLYANSEAAADTGDFSSPALPLAETPDGVGDFAALSPSFSSKMYSASGPRKPPGAEKRASPAPSPLTRRKTYDKAQAEGDRAKLKEIKQGVIHPVPSTKSRSTSLLQCVHVAEGHSKAVLCVDCTDDLLFTGSKDRSCKVWNLVTGQEIMSLAGHPNNVVSVRYSSSLVFTVSTSYIKVWDIRDSAKCIRTLCSSGQINLGDVCASNTSRTVTIPAGENLINQIALNPNGTVLYAAAGNSVRVWDLRRFASTGKLTGHQGPVMCLTVDHSGNNQDLVITGSKDHYVKLFDVTEGSLGSIGPTHNFEPPHYDGIESLVIQGDFFFSGSRDNGIKKWDLDRKDLLQQVPNAHRDWVCALGLVPGSPALLSGCRGGVLKLWHTDTLAGLGELKGHDSPINGIATNASHLFTASDDRTVKIWRARSGGLDGTFEAVDNAADEVASN